GATAAAGGAAACGCAACAGTAACAACACCAGAAGGTAAAACAGCAACAATTCCAGCAACAGACTTAACTAAGTCAGCATCAGACGCAGGTAAAGCAAATGCAGGAAATGGAGCAAATACACCAGCAACTAAGACAGTAGTAAAAGATCCAACTAACTTAACAGATGAAGAAAAAGCAAAAGTTAAGAAAGCAGTAGAGGATGTAAACCCAGGATCAACTGTAGTAGTAAATGATAAAGGTGATGTAATCGTTACTAAAGGTGATGGAACAGTATTAGTAATCCCAGAACTTGACTTAGTAATTCCAGAAGATAAATTAACTGATCCAACTCAACAAAATGGTGTAAATACACCAGCAACTAGAGTGTTAGTTGGAGATAAAGCTAAATTAACAGCTGATGAAATTGAAAAAGTTAAAGAATCAATTAAAGCAGTCAACCCAGGATCAACTGTAGTAGTAGACGAAAACGGAAATGCGACAGTCACAACTCCAGAAGGTAAGACAGCAACAATTCCAGCAGCTCGATTAGTTAAAGATGCTAAAGATGTTGCAGCTAAGAACAATGGTGAAAACATCAACCTTGACTTCGAAAAAGAAACAGTAGCAGACTTCAATAACTTAACAGATGCAGAAAAAGAAGCTGCAAAAGCTAAGATTAAAGGAGCAAATGCTGATGTATTAGAAGTTATCTTCGACAAAGCAGGAAACGCAACTGTAATTACTAAAGATGGTAAAGTTTACACAATCGTAGCTAAAGATATCTTTAAACAACGTCCATATGTACCATCAAATGGTGGAGGCAATAACGGAGCTACTAACACTGACGCAAAAGTGGATAAAGCTAAGTTAGAAGGTGCTATTCGTCAATTAGATGAATTGATCATCAAAGAATCAGCTAAGTTTGATGCAGAAACTGCAAAAGAAGCGAATGCATTATCAGCAGATGCTAAGAAAGTATTTGCTAATGCAGACGCAAGTCAAGCAGAAGTGGATGCAATGGTTAAACGTATCGAAGACTTCATGGCGAAAGTTGCTTCATCAACTGATCATGCAACTCCAGCTAACGACCAAGCTGCTCAAAAACCAGCTGTAGCTCCAGCTACTGCTCAAGCAGCAGCTAATGCTAGCCAAGAAGCAACAACAAACGCGCGTAAAGCAGCTAAAGAATTGCCAAATACAGGTACAGCAGATTCTACTGTAGCTATGGTAGCAGCTGCCGCAAGTGCATTACTTGGTCTTGGTCTTGCAGGCCGTCGTCGTAAAGAAGACGAAGAAGCTTAATTGGTAGATTGTTTGATAAACATCAGATGATAAATCCGATTTTCAAAGCTTAAGCAAGTACCTCTCATAAGAAAATCTCCTAGCAGGAAAGTCTGCTAGGAGATTTTTGTATTTCAGGAAGTGGACGGCTGACTTGGTAACCAGCTGAGGGTGAAGGTTAGCTGATCAGCTTTTAGGAGGTCTTGGTGTTGAATAGTTGATACTAGAGTTGTGTTCAGTCGGCATTCTTTGACAAAGTTAAAATGGTTGTGGTTTTGCTCAGTATGAATATCTAGCCATTTATCTTCTTTAGCGAGATAGATTCGGAGGTGGTCAAAGAGAGGGATTCCGAGATCATAGCTTGGTTTTCCTGGACAGGTCGGATAAAAACCGAGAGCTGACCAGATGTACCAGGCTGAGAGACTGCCATTGTCCTCATCGCCAGGATAGGCTTGCCAGCTTGGGTGAAAGGCTTTCTGACGGAGAGTCTTGATGAGAAGGGCAGTATAGTCAGGGTAGTTGCTGTAGCGGAAGAGATAAGGAATGTGGAAGCTCGGCTGGTTAGAAATGGCGAGTTGTCCAAAAGGAGCAGTAGCCATTTCGCTCATTTCGTGAATTTCGTAACCATAGCCTGTTGTCTCAAAGAGGGGAGCATCTTGACAGGTTTTCAAAAGATAGTTGCTGAAGGCTTCTTTTCCACCCATAAGTTGGATTAAATCTGGGATGTCGTGGAGGACACCTAAAGTTGCTTGGATGGCTGAACATTCGGCATAATCACGTCCCCAACTATAAGGAGAGAAGTCAGGACGGAAGTTTCCTTGATTGTCTCGCGCTCGCATGTAACCTGTCTCAGCATCAAATAGATGGCGGTAATTTTGTGACGCAGTTCTATAAGTTTCCGCGATGTCATTCTGACCAAGTTTTTCGGCACAGCTGGCGATACAAAAGTCGCTATAGGCATAGTCAAGAGTGTGACTGACACTTTCGTGGTGGTCGGTAGAGAGATAACCTAATTCTTGGTATTGGGCTAGTCCGTGGCGACCATTGATGCCGAGAGGGTCGGATTTGGTGGCTGTTTCAAGCATAGCCTGGAGGAGTTCTTCTTCCAAGTCGGGAGCCATGTCCTTGCAGGCGCTATCTGCGATAATACCGTCTAAAAGTGTACCTGGCATCATACCCCGTTCATCTGGAGCCAGCCATTTTGGAAGGAAGCCAGTATCGCGGTAGCTATTGAGAAAACCTTCTAAAAAGCGGTGATAGTGTTCTGGTATGATAAGGGCAAAGAGGGGGAAGATGGTGCGGAAGGTATCCCAGAAACCATTGTTGCTAAAGAGTATACCAGGCTTGACAGTACCAGTAGCCAGATCCATGTGGATGGCTTGCCCTGATTCATCAATCTCATAAAAAGTCTGTGGGAAGAGGAAGAGTCTGTAAAGGCAGTGATCAAAGAAGGTTCGGTCAGCCTCTCCTGTCTCGATAACATCAAAACGATGGAGGAGATTTTCCCAGTCCGATTTGGCATTTGTTTTACAGCTATCAAAATCTTCTTGAGGTAGATTGACTAGAGCTTGAGAAGGGGAGATGAAAGAAGTCGCTAGTTGAATCTCGGCATGACTATCTTCCAAGTCAATTCGCCAGTCTCCGTCTTCTTGGCTGATAGCAAGAATATCCGTATTCATTTGCAGGGATGTGAACATCGTTAGTGGATTTTTGTTGGTCTCAGTTTTACCTTCTTGTCGCAGGGCAAGAGTTCGCTTATCTACTTGCTCCACGGTCAGTTCATCTGCTGCGTGAAGATAGAGGGAGAGTGCTTTGCCTTGCTTTTGCTCCAAACGAATAGAAGCACCGTAGTAAGTCGGTGTGAGCTGGGTTTCAATCTGATAGCGCAGGGAGAAAATCTTCAGATAATGAGGTTGGAAAGAGGCTTTTTCGATATCATAAGAAGACTGGCGGTGAAAGAGGCTGTCTCCACCTAGCTGGCCTGTGGCAGGTGTCAGAAGGAGCCAAGAGTAGTCGCCAATCCAAGGACTGGGCTGATGGGTCAATCGAATTCCCTGAAAGATGGGCAGATGCGGATCGAAAAACCAAGCTCCCTCCTGGTCACTGGTCTGGGGCACAAAGTAATTCATCCCAAAAGGAACGCCTGTGTATGGCAGGGTATTTCCCCGAGAAAAGGCATGCTTGCTGGAAGTTCCAAAGCGGGTATCGATGGTTTCAAGTAGTGGTTTCATAGTCTTTCCTTTAGCTGTTTTTCTACATTATATCAGAAAAAGAGGGCCTTTAGAAAAGGAGTTTCAAAGATAACTATTTTGTAGAAAAATGACTATCATTTGTGTATGTATTTTCTGTCTCAAAAGCTATATACTGAAAATGAAACTTGTTTGAAAGAGGATACTGCACGATGATTTATTCAAAAGAAATTGTTAGAGAATGGCTAGATGAAGTGGCAGAGCAGGCTAAGGACCATCCAGAGTGGGTGGATGTTTTCGAGCGTTGCTACACCGACACCTTGGACAATACGGTTGAAATCCTAGAAGATGGTTCGACCTTTGTCTTGACCGGGGATATTCCTGCTATGTGGCTTCGGGATTCGACAGCCCAACTCAGACCCTACCTGCATGTTGCTAAAAGAGATGCCCTCCTGCGTCAGACCATTGCAGGTTTGGTTAAACGTCAGATGACCTTGATACTCAAGGATCCTTATGCCAATTCCTTTAACATCGAGGAAAACTGGAAGGGGCATCACGAGACCGACCACACAGACCTTAATGGCTGGATTTGGGAACGCAAGTACGAGGTGGACTCGCTTTGCTATCCTTTGCAGTTGGCTTATCTCCTTTGGAAAGAGACTGGCGAGACTAGTCAGTTTGATGAGACTTTTGTCGCAGCGACCAAGGAAATTCTTCATCTGTGGACGGTGGAACAAGACCACAATAATTCACCTTATCGTTTTGTTCGTGATACCGATCGTAAGGAAGACACCTTGGTAAATGATGGATTTGGCCCTGATTTTGCAGTGACAGGCATGACCTGGTCAGCTTTTCGTCCGAGTGATGACTGTTGCCAGTATAGCTACTTGATACCGTCAAATATGTTTGCTGTAGTAGTCTTGGGTTATGTGCAAGAGATCTTCGCAGCATTAAACCTAGCTGATAGCCAGAGTGTTATCACAGACGCTAAGCGTCTTCAGGATGAAATCCAAGAAGGAATCGAAAACTACGCCTACACCACCAACAGTAAGGGCGAAAAGATTTACGCCTTTGAAGTGGATGGTCTAGGAAATGCTAGCATCATGGATGATCCAAATGTACCAAGTTTGTTGGCTGTGCCTTATCTGGGCTACTGTTCGGTCGATGATGAAGTTTATCAAGCAACTCGTCGTACCATTCTGAGCCCTGAAAATCCCTACTTCTACCAAGGAGAATACGCTAGTGGTCTCGGAAGTTCTCATACCTTCTATCGCTATATCTGGCCAATCGCCCTTTCTATCCAAGGTTTGACAACAAGAGATAAGGCAGAGAAAAAATTCTTGCTGGATCAGCTGGTTGCTTGTGATGGGGGAACAGGTGTCATGCACGAAAGCTTTCACGTAGATGACCCAACTCTCTACTCTCGTGAATGGTTCTCTTGGGCTAATATGATGTTCTGTGAGTTGGTCTTGGATTACTTGGATATCCGCTAAGGAACACGCTTTAGCGCAACTGATTCTTGGAAAGAATCACAAATTTACATTTAAAACGTTAACAATAAAAATTTAAATTTAGAATGAGGTTTTACTTCATGGAAAATGTTGTCGTACATATTATCTCACATAGTCACTGGGACCGTGAGTGGTACTTGCCTTTTGAAAGCCACCGTATGCAGTTGGTGGAATTATTTGACAATCTCTTTGATCTCTTTGAAAATGACCCTGAGTTCAAGAGTTTCCACTTGGATGGACAAACTATTGTCCTTGACGACTACTTGCAAATTCGCCCTGAAAATCGCGACAAAGTCCAACGATACATCGACCAAGGCAAACTTAAAATTGGTCCCTTTTACATCTTGCAGGATGATTACTTGATTTCAAGTGAAGCCAACGTCCGCAATACCTTGATTGGTCAAGCAGAATGTGCAAAATGGGGCAAATCAACCCAGATTGGTTACTTCCCAGATACCTTTGGAAATATGGGGCAAGCGCCTCAAATCCTTCAAAAATCAGGCATTCACGTGGCCGCTTTTGGTCGTGGTGTGAAGCCGATTGGATTTGATAACCAAGTCCTCGAAGATGAGCAGTTTACTTCTCAGTTTTCAGAAATGTACTGGCAGGGTGCGGACGGAAGTCGTGTCCTCGGGATTCTCTTTGCCAACTGGTACAGTAATGGGAATGAAATCCCAGTTGATAAAGAAGAGGCCTTGACCTTCTGGAAACAAAAATTGTCAGATGTGCGTGCCTATGCTTCGACCAACCAATGGTTGATGATGAACGGCTGTGACCACCAGCCTGTCCAGAAAAATTTGAGTGAAGCCATTCGTGTGGCAAATGAACTCTTCCCAGATGTAACCTTTGTTCATAGTTCTTTTGATGAATATGTCCAAGCCGTGGAAAGTGCCCTACCAGAGCAATTATCAACGGTTACAGGTGAGTTGACCAGTCAGGAAACTGATGGTTGGTACACACTTGCCAACACTTCTTCATCTCGTATTTATCTCAAACAAGCCTTTCAAGAAAATAGCAATCTGCTAGAACAAGTGGTGGAACCCTTGACCATTATCACTGGTGGACACAACCACAAGGACCAGTTGACCTATGCTTGGAAAACACTTTTGCAGAATGCGCCGCATGATAGTATCTGTGGCTGTAGCGTGGACGAAGTTCACCGCGAGATGGAAACGCGTTTTGCCAAGGTCAATCAGGTCGGAAACTTTGTTAAGAGCAATCTTCTTAACGAGTGGAAGGGTAAAATCGCTACAGCTAAGGCTCAAAGTGATTATCTCTTTACTGTCATTAACACAGGCTTGCATGATAAGGTTGATACGGTCAGCACAGTGATTGATGTGGCGACTTGTGATTTCAAGGAATTGCACCCAACAGAAGGCTATAAGAAGATGGCTGCCTTAACCTTGCCAAGCTACCGTGTGGAAGACTTGGATGGTCGTCCTGTAGAGGCTAAAATCGAAGACCTTGGGGCTAATTTTGAGTATGATTTACCAAAAGACAAGTTCCGCCAAGCTCGTATTGCCCGTCAAGTGCGCGTGACCATCCCCGTTCACCTAGCACCGCTTTCTTGGACAACCTTCCAATTGCTGGAAGGAGAACAAGAACACCGTGATGGCATCTACCAAAACGGAGCGATTGATACGCCATTTGTAACGGTGAGTGTGGATGACAACATCACAGTCTATGACAAGACAACTCACGAAGCCTATGAAGATTTTATCCGCTTCGAAGACCGTGGTGACATCGGAAACGAGTACATTTATTTCCAACCAAAAGGAACAGAGCCCATCTATGCAGAGCTTAAGGGTTATGAGATCTTGGAAAACACAGCTCGCTACGCTAAGATTTTGCTCAAACATGAATTGACCATGCCTGTCAGTGCCGATGAAAAGCTAGAAGAAGAGCAAAAAGGCATCATCGAGTTTATGAAGCGTGAAGCTGGACGGTCAGAAGAATTGACAAGCATTCCTCTTGAAACTGAGTTGACTGTCTTTGTTGACAATCCACAAATCCGTTGCAAGACTCGATTTACCAACACTGCCAAAGACCACCGTATCCGTCTCTTGGTCAAGACTCATAACACGCGTCCAAGCAATGATTCTGAAAGCATCTATGAAGTGGTGACACGACCAAACAAACCAGCAGCTTCATGGGAAAATCCTGAAAATCCTCAACACCAACAAGCCTTTGTTAGTCTGTATGACGATGAAAAAGGTGTGACTGTATCTAACAAGGGATTGAATGAATACGAAATTCTAGGAGATGACACCATTGCCGTGACTATTTTGCGTGCATCAGGTGAGTTGGGTGACTGGGGCTACTTCCCAACACCAGAGGCTCAGTGCTTGCGTGAGTTTGAAGTCGAATTTGCGATTGAATGCCACCAAGCCCAAGAACGTTTTTCAGCTTTTCGTCGCGCGAAAGCCTTGCAGACACAATTTACCAGCCTTCAGCTTGCTAGACAGGAAGGAAGCGTGGCTGCGACTGGTAGCCTCTTGAGCCATTCTGTTCTCAGCATACCGCAAATCTGTCCAACAGCTTTTAAGGTAGCCGAAAATGAAGAAGGCTATGTTCTTCGCTACTACAATATGTGTAGTGAAAATGTACGTGTACCGGAAAGTCAACATCTCTTCCTTGACCTACTTGAACGACCATACCCAGTTCATAGAGGCCTCATTGCACCGCAAGAGATTCGTACAGAATTGATCAAAAAAGAAGAAATTTAATTTCAAAAAGTAAACATAAAAAGAAAGGAGGGGCGAAAAAGTAAGAACTAACTGCTGATTCGCCCCTTTTTATGGTAAAAACAATGACCATTGCAACGATTGATATCGGAGGGACTGGGATTAAGTTTGCTAGTCTGACTCCTGATGGGAAAATACTGAATAAGACAAGCATTCCAACGCCAGAAAGTTTGGAGGATTTACTAGCTTGGCTAGACCAGTGCTTGTTAGAGCAGAATTACAGCGGGATTGCTATGAGCGTTCCAGGAGCGGTCAATCAAGAAACAGGTGTGATTGATGGCTTCAGTGCCGTTCCTTATATCCACGGCTTTTCTTGGTATGAAGCCCTTGCCCATCATCAGCTACCTGTCCATCTTGAAAATGATGCCAACTGCGTTGGGCTCAGTGAATTGCTTGCTCATCCAGAGCTTGAAAATGCAGCCTGTGTCGTGATTGGGACTGGAATTGGCGGAGCCATGATTATCAATGGAAGGCTTCATCGAGGTCGCCACGGCCTAGGTGGAGAATTTGGCTACATGACAACCCTTGCCCCTGCTGAAAAACTCAACAACTGGTCGCAACTAGCGTCAACTGGAAATATGGTGCGATACGTGATTGAAAAATCTGGTCAGACTGACTGGGACGGTCGCAAGATTTACCAAGAGGCTGCAGCAGGCAATGCCCTTTGTCAAGAAGCCATTGAGCGGATGAATCGTAATTTGGCGCAAGGTTTGCTTAATATCCAGTATCTCATCGATCCAGATGTCATCAGTCTGGGAGGCTCTATCAGTCAAAATCCAGATTTTATTCAAGGTGTCAAGAAGGCTGTAGATGACTTTGTTGACACCTACGAAGAATATACGGTCGCACCCGTTATCCAAGCCTGCACCTATCATGCAGATGCTAATCTCTACGGTGCCCTTGTCAACTGGTTACAGGAGGAAAATCAATGGTAAGATTTACAGGAATTAGCAGTAAACAACATCAAGCTATAGAGTTGCTTCAAAAGCACATTTCTCTACCAGATGTCGAAGTAGCTGTCGCCCAATCTGACCAAGCCTCTATCTCTATCAAGGGTGAGGGTGGACACTATCAACTAACCTATCGCAAACCTCACCAACTCTATCGCGCCTTGTCCTTGTTGGTAACAGCTCTAGCAGAAGGTGATAAAGTAGAGATTAAGGAGAAGGCGGCTTATGAAGATTTAGCCTACATGGCTGACTGTTCTCGAAATGCGGTGCTGAATGTGGCTTCTGCCAAGCAGATGATTGAGGTCTTAGCTCTCATGGGCTACTCAACTTTTGAGCTCTACATGGAAGACACTTACCAGATTGAAGGGCAGCCTTACTTTGGCTATTTCCGTGGAGCCTACTCAGCTGAGGAATTGCAGGAAATTGAAACCTATGCCCAGCAGTTTGACATGATCTTTGTGCCATGTATCCAGACCTTGGCTCACTTGTCAGCTTTCGTCAAATGGGGTGTCAAAGAAGTCCAGGAGCTCCGTGATGTGGAGGATATCCTTCTTATCGGCGAAGAAAAGGTTTATGACCTGATTGATGGTATGTTTGCTACTCTGTCTAAACTACAAACTCGCAAGGTCAATATCGGGATGGACGAAGCCCACTTGGTTGGTTTGGGACGCTACTTGATTCTGAACGGTGTTGTGGATCGTAGTCTCCTCATGTGCCAACACTTGGAGCGCGTGCTGGATATTGCTGACAAATATGGTTTCCACTGCCAGATGTGGAGCGATATGTTCTTTAAACTTATGTCAGCAGATGGCCAGTACGACCGTGATGTGGAAATTCCTGAAGAAACTCGTGTCTACCTGGACCGTCTCAAAGATCGTGTGACCTTAGTTTACTGGGACTATTATCAGGATAGCGAGGAAAAATACAACCGCAATTTCCGCAATCATCATAAGATTAGCCATGATCTTGCCTTTGCAGGGGGAGCTTGGAAGTGGATTGGTTTCACACCCAACAACCATTTCAGCCGTCTCATCGCAGTCGAAGCTAATAAAGCCTGCCGTGCCAATGATATCAAAGAAGTCATCGTGACGGGTTGGGGGGACAATGGTGGGGAAACAGCCCAGTTTTCTATTCTCCCAAGCTTGCAAATCTGGGCTGAACTCAGCTATCGCAATGACCTAGACCATTTGTCTGCTCATTTCCAGACTAATACTGGTCTATCGGTTGAGGACTTTATGCAGATTGACCTAGCTAATCTCTTGCCAGACCTACCGGGTAATCTCAGCGGGATCAATCCTAACCGCTATGTCTTTTATCAGGATATTCTCTGTCCGATCCTTGATCGACACATGACACCTGAACAGGACAAACCGCACTTCGCTCAGGCTGCTGAGACGCTTGCTAACATTAAAGAAAAAGCTGGCAACTATGCCTACCTCTTTGAAACTCAGGCCCAGTTGAATCAGATTTTAAGTAGCAAAGTCGATGTGGGACGGCGCATTCGTCAGGCTTACCAAGAAGGTGATAAAGAAAGCCTGCAAGAAATTGCCAGACAAGAATTACCAGAACTCAGAAGCCAAATTGAAGACTTCCATGCTCTCTTTAGCAACCAATGGCTGAAAGAAAACAAGGTCTTTGGCTTGGACACAGTTGATATCCGTATGGGCGGACTCTTGCAACGCATCAAGCGAGCAGAAAGCCGCATCGAGGCTTATCTAGCTGGTCAGATTGACCGCATCGATGAGTTAGAAGTGGAAATCTTACCATTTACAGACTTCTACGCAGACAAGGACTTCGCAGCCACAACAGCCAACCAGTGGCATACCATTGCGACAGCTTCAACCATTTATACAACCTAAAAACAAGAACACCTTGCCTTGAGCAGAGTGTTTCTCGTGAAACATCCCTTTCTTAAAAAAGTACTCCACATAAAATAATTTGTGGAGTTTTTTCTATAATTAGTAGTTTAACCTAACCTTCAAATAGGAGTATACTAATAATGTAATCGTTATCAAAAGTCTAAAAAGGAATTTTTAGATGGATATCAAAATAAAAAGGGGAGGAAATTATGAATAAGTTTTCAAAAACCTTGAGAGACAACTGGATCTTTCTCTTGATGGTTTTGCCAGGGGCACTCTGGTTGATTCTATTCTTCTACATTCCAGTATTTGGGAACGTGGTTGCCTTTAAAGACTACCACATGACCAGTAATGGATTTATAGATAGTATCGTGAATAGTAAATGGGTCGGACTCGATAATTTCAGATTCTTGTTTAGTTCAAAAGACGCCTTTATCATCACTCGAAATACTGTCCTCTACAATCTCGGCTTTATCTTTATCGGTTTGATTGTATCTGTAGGGATTGCTATCATCCTAAGTGAACTCCGTTCTAAGAGAATGGTTAAGATTTTCCAAACTTCTATGTTGTTCCCTTACTTCTTGTCTTGGGTTATCATCAGTTTCTTTACAGATGCCTTCCTAAACATTGATAAAGGGGTATTCAACCATTTCCTAGAATCTATCGGAATGAAGGAAGTCAATTTCTACGCTGACTTGGGCATCTGGCCTTATCTCCTACTTTTCCTTGGTATTTGGAAAGGCTTTGGATATAGCAGTGTCATGTACTATGCGACAATCATGGGAATTGATCCAACCTACTACGAAGCAGCGACAGTGGACGGGGCTAGCAAATGGCAACGAATTCGCAATGTAACTATTCCGCAGTTGACACCATTGGTAACTGTATTGACCATCCTTGCAGTCGGAAACATCTTCCGTGCAGACTTTGGTCTCTTCTACCAAATCCCCCACAATGCTGGTCAGCTTTATAATGTAACCAACGTCTTGGACGTATATGTTTATAACGGTTTGACTCAGACAGCGGATATCGGGATGGCTTCAGCAGCAGGTCTCTACCAATCAGTTGTCGGCTTGATTCTGGTTATCCTATCAAACTTACTGGCAAGACGAGTTGATCCAAACTCAGCCTTGTTCTAGAAAGGAGGAGAATATGGCAGAAAAGAAAATTAAAAAAGAAAAAATTGATAATGTCGGCATTCACTCCTTCAGTAAGAAAGCAGATATCTTCTTTAGTACCATTTCTGGTTTGGTTGCCCTTTCTTGTATCCTACCTTTTGTATTCGTTATCGTTATTTCGGTGACAGATGAAAAGAGTATCCTCCAAAATGGATATAGCTTCTTCCCATCTCAATTTGGATTAGACGGTTTTGAGTTTTTGGCACAGTTTAAGGATAAAATCCTCCAAGCCCTCTTCATCTCAGTCTTTGTAACAGTGGTGGGGACTATCACAAACGTTTTTATCACAACAACTTATGCCTACGCTATTTCACGGACAACCTTTAAGTATCGCAGATTCTTTACGATTTTTGCCCTTCTTAGTATGTTGTTTAACGCGGGTTTGGTACCGGGCTATATCGTGGTAACTCGTTTACTTCAACTTGGTGATACAGTTTGGGCCTTGATTGTTCCAATGCTTCTCTCACCATTTAACATCATCTTGATGCGTTCCTTCTTCAAGAAGACCATTCCAGAAGCTATTCTAGAATCCGCTCGTATCGATGGTGCTAGTGAGGCCCGGATCTTCTTCCAAATCTGTTTGCCATTGTCACTACCAGGTATCGCAACCATCACGCTCTTAACAGCTCTTGGTTTCTGGAATGACTGGTTCAACGCCCTTCTTTATATCAAGAGTGACAACTTGTATCCATTGCAATATTTGCTCATGCAAATCCAACAAAATATGGACTACATCGCCAAAGCAGTCGGCCTGTCTGGTCAACTGGGAGTTGCTCTACCGAAAGAAACAGGACGTATGGCCATGGTTGTGGTTGCAACACTTCCAATCGCGATTTTGTATCCATTCTTCCAACGCTACTTTGTAAAAGGTTTGACTATCGGTGGTGTGAAAGAATAGTGCTTGTTGAGAAAAATCATTTCTCGTTTCCAAACTTCCCTTGTGTGAAGTTAAGATCATTACATTGTTTATAAGTTTAAAAATAAAAAAAAGGAGTTTTTGTCATGAAAAACTGGAAAAAATATGCTTTTGCATCTGCTAGCGTAGTCGCTTTGGCTGCTGGTCTTGCTGCTTGTGGAAACCTTTCAGGTAACAGTAAAAAAGCTGCTGACTCAGCTTCAGGTGAAAAAACTGTTATCAAAATGTACCAAATCGGTGACA
Above is a genomic segment from Streptococcus sp. SN-1 containing:
- a CDS encoding sugar ABC transporter permease encodes the protein MNKFSKTLRDNWIFLLMVLPGALWLILFFYIPVFGNVVAFKDYHMTSNGFIDSIVNSKWVGLDNFRFLFSSKDAFIITRNTVLYNLGFIFIGLIVSVGIAIILSELRSKRMVKIFQTSMLFPYFLSWVIISFFTDAFLNIDKGVFNHFLESIGMKEVNFYADLGIWPYLLLFLGIWKGFGYSSVMYYATIMGIDPTYYEAATVDGASKWQRIRNVTIPQLTPLVTVLTILAVGNIFRADFGLFYQIPHNAGQLYNVTNVLDVYVYNGLTQTADIGMASAAGLYQSVVGLILVILSNLLARRVDPNSALF
- a CDS encoding carbohydrate ABC transporter permease, coding for MAEKKIKKEKIDNVGIHSFSKKADIFFSTISGLVALSCILPFVFVIVISVTDEKSILQNGYSFFPSQFGLDGFEFLAQFKDKILQALFISVFVTVVGTITNVFITTTYAYAISRTTFKYRRFFTIFALLSMLFNAGLVPGYIVVTRLLQLGDTVWALIVPMLLSPFNIILMRSFFKKTIPEAILESARIDGASEARIFFQICLPLSLPGIATITLLTALGFWNDWFNALLYIKSDNLYPLQYLLMQIQQNMDYIAKAVGLSGQLGVALPKETGRMAMVVVATLPIAILYPFFQRYFVKGLTIGGVKE